A genomic segment from Conger conger chromosome 2, fConCon1.1, whole genome shotgun sequence encodes:
- the si:dkey-191m6.4 gene encoding rho GTPase-activating protein 22 isoform X2 — translation MRRSPFRARESCWILSAELPVLGNGRLAKYLVPEVRTLLPCSSCSLAYRSLCALVGESDGDCSFRQCSDTSSGIFGQRLEDTVQYEKKFGHRLAPLLVEQCVDFIREQGLNEEGLFRMPGQANLVKELQDAFDCGDKPIFDSNTDVHTVASLLKLYLRELPEPVVPFAKYQDFLTCAQLLGKDEEEGIQELMKQVKSLPQANYNLLKYICKFLDEVQSHSSENKMSVQNLATVFGPNILRPKMEDPVTMMEGTSMVQHLMTVLISEHPRLFVCRDREDPLAQLEVRAQGLHSTEGWISEEDLHGYPTTERGANSGDDLDGSSSSLDIVATRLVPQGRGEGESEGSGPGAGPGVVSPSKQVKSLPAWKYSFKGSGSRSNPAKLGLGGSTVDVSSTSGGNWLLNGLSSLRGHRRTSSGERVRDSGSSQRLSTYDNVTSSSLSVPSVASAPWSTSSCDISVPDSTSDLSESTDCGESEGDRGRVEERTSETGDSSEAGLELRVPCGGHSESRDVTSDPVVPYNADNGHSKALTDLVEELREELRMQKLTYETRIRKLEESSAALHVQMEKLENEMDQERKKQRMLEIKLRNSERAREDAENRNRVLQEEMEQFFSTLGDLTLGARTSNI, via the exons ATGAGACGCTCTCCTTTTCGAGCGCGTGAGTCCTGCTGGATTCTTTCTGCGGAACTACCAGTGCTAGGAAATGGCAGACTGGCAAAGTACCTGGTCCCAGAGGTTCGGACCCTGCTTCCCTGCAGCTCCTGCTCGCTGGCGTACCGCAGCCTCTGTGCGCTGGTCGGTGAGAGTGACGGAGACTGTTCTTTTCGGCAATGCAGTGACACATCTTCAG GGATATTCGGCCAGCGTTTGGAGGACACTGTGCAGTATGAGAAGAAGTTTGGCCATCGGCTGGCTCCACTGCTGGTGGAACAGTGTGTGGACTTCATACGGGAACAGGGTCTGAACGAAGAGGGTCTCTTTCGGATGCCCGGACAGGCCAACCTGGTTAAAGAACTTCAGGATGCCTTTGATTGTGGGGACAAGCCTATTTTTGACAG TAACACAGATGTCCACACAGTGGCGTCCCTCCTAAAGCTGTACCTCCGTGAGCTTCCAGAGCCAGTCGTCCCCTTTGCAAAATACCAGGACTTTCTCACCTGTGCTCAGCTGCTTGGCAAGGATGAGGAagag GGAATACAGGAGCTGATGAAACAAGTGAAATCTCTTCCTCAGGCCAATTATAACCTTCTGAAATACATATGCAA GTTCCTTGATGAAGTTCAGTCTCAttcaagtgaaaataaaatgagtgtcCAGAACTTAGCAACAGTGTTTGGACCAAATATCCTACGTCCTAAAATGGAGGACCCTGTAACCATGATGGAAG GAACCTCTATGGTGCAGCACCTTATGACTGTCCTGATCAGTGAACATCCCCGGCTGTTTGTTTGCCGGGACAGGGAGGACCCATTGGCACAGCTGGAGGTCAGGGCACAGGGCCTGCACAGCACAGAGGGATGGATCTCTGAAGAGGACCTCCACGGATACCCCACGACAGAGAGGGGTGCCAACTCTGGCGATGACCTGGATGGAAGCTCCTCCTCTCTGGATATTGTTGCCACCAGACTGGTTCCTcagggaagaggggagggggaatcGGAGGGGTCAGGGCCAGGGGCGGGACCAGGCGTAGTCAGCCCCAGCAAGCAGGTCAAATCCCTCCCCGCCTGGAAGTACTCATTCAAGGGCTCGGGCTCACGTTCCAACCCAGCTAAGCTGGGTCTGGGCGGCTCCACGGTGGACGTCTCCAGCACGTCGGGAGGAAACTGGCTGTTGAACGGATTGTCCTCCCTGAGGGGCCACCGCCGTACGTCCTCGGGGGAGCGAGTCAGAGACTCAGGATCATCCCAGAGACTGTCCACTTACGACAACGTGACCTCATCCAGCCTGAGTGTGCCCAGCGTGGCCAGCGCGCCCTGGTCCACCTCCTCCTGTGACATCTCTGTGCCGGACTCGACCAGCGACCTCTCAGAGTCCACAGACTGCGGGGAGTCCGAGGGGGATCGGGGCAGAGTCGAAGAGCGGACGTCAGAGACGGGGGACAGCAGCGAGGCGGGGCTGGAGCTCCGGGTCCCCTGCGGGGGGCATAGCGAGAGCAGGgacgtgacctctgaccctgtcGTGCCTTACAACGCTGACAACGGCCACTCGAAAGCACTTACCGATCTGGTGGAGGAACTGAGGGAGGAGCTGAGGATGCAGAAGCTAACCTATGAGACCAGGATTAGAAA GCTGGAGGAGTCAAGTGCAGCCCTACACGTCCAGATGGAGAAGCTGGAAAATGAGATGGACCAGGAGAGGAAGAAGCAGAGGATGCTGGAGATCAAGCTGAGGAACTCGGAGCGAGCCCGGGAGGATGCGGAGAACCGGAACCGTGTTCTGCAGGAGGAAATGGAACAGTTCTTCTCCACACTGGGGGACCTGACTCTGGGTGCACGGACCAGCAACATATGA